A genomic segment from Gemmatimonadaceae bacterium encodes:
- a CDS encoding antibiotic biosynthesis monooxygenase has product MITSIAHFTMKAGKEELALARLAAVRAQAEREQPGVVFYLVHRVLSRKTGRPTRKLMFYESYLDNAALQRHLASKEWQAVVKGWSQCFEGTHNVSFVSLERIAGFVHLQAP; this is encoded by the coding sequence ATGATCACATCCATCGCGCACTTCACCATGAAGGCCGGCAAGGAAGAACTGGCCCTGGCGCGGCTGGCGGCGGTTCGCGCGCAGGCGGAGCGCGAACAGCCTGGCGTGGTATTCTACCTCGTGCATCGCGTCCTCAGCCGAAAGACTGGGCGCCCCACGCGCAAGCTGATGTTCTACGAGTCGTATCTCGACAATGCCGCCTTGCAGCGTCACCTGGCCAGCAAGGAGTGGCAGGCGGTGGTGAAGGGTTGGTCGCAGTGCTTCGAGGGGACGCACAACGTTTCCTTCGTCTCCCTGGAGCGCATTGCCGGCTTCGTGCACCTGCAGGCGCCCTGA
- a CDS encoding SDR family NAD(P)-dependent oxidoreductase, translated as MAIVAGATRGAGRGIAVALGEAGATVYCSGRSTRGNPSPLHRPETIDETAALVTAAGGMGIAVRTDHTVRADVDALMARVRDEHGALDLLVNDVWGGDSAADVIWKPLAETDLDAGWALARQAIYSHLITAQAAIPLLRARRRTRTRSAIVEVTDGDTLSYRGAFWYDFIKVSIMRLAFSMSMELRKDRIACVAITPGFLRSEAMLELFGVTEATWRDGVKTDEHFIASETPALVGRSVAALAAEASLIDRSGETLSSWEVARDYMLTDRDGSRPDWLAHFRRHISGSHPAIDWMQRGLAWQESIKRRTTKFLAPRR; from the coding sequence GTGGCAATCGTGGCTGGGGCCACGCGCGGCGCCGGGCGCGGCATCGCGGTCGCGTTAGGCGAGGCTGGCGCCACGGTCTATTGCAGCGGGCGCTCGACGCGCGGCAATCCGTCGCCACTGCACCGCCCCGAGACGATCGACGAGACGGCGGCGCTGGTCACCGCGGCCGGCGGGATGGGGATCGCCGTTCGCACCGACCACACGGTACGCGCCGACGTCGACGCGCTCATGGCGCGCGTCCGCGACGAGCACGGCGCCCTCGACCTCCTCGTGAACGACGTGTGGGGGGGCGACAGCGCCGCCGACGTGATCTGGAAGCCACTCGCCGAGACCGACCTCGACGCGGGATGGGCGCTCGCGCGCCAGGCGATCTACTCGCACCTCATCACCGCGCAGGCGGCGATCCCTCTCCTGCGCGCGCGACGGCGAACACGCACGCGCTCCGCGATTGTCGAGGTCACTGACGGCGACACGCTCAGCTATCGCGGCGCCTTCTGGTATGACTTCATCAAGGTCAGCATCATGCGCCTCGCCTTCTCCATGAGCATGGAGCTGCGCAAGGACCGCATTGCCTGCGTGGCGATCACGCCTGGCTTCCTGCGCTCCGAGGCGATGCTGGAGCTCTTTGGCGTGACCGAGGCCACCTGGCGTGACGGCGTCAAGACGGACGAGCACTTCATCGCCTCCGAAACGCCGGCGCTCGTGGGACGCTCGGTCGCGGCGCTCGCTGCCGAAGCGTCGTTGATCGATCGCAGCGGTGAGACCTTGAGCTCGTGGGAGGTAGCGCGCGACTACATGCTTACCGATCGCGACGGGAGCCGCCCCGATTGGCTGGCGCACTTCCGCCGACACATCTCCGGGTCGCACCCTGCCATCGATTGGATGCAGCGCGGTCTCGCATGGCAGGAGTCCATCAAGCGTCGCACGACGAAGTTCCTCGCGCCGCGTCGCTAG
- a CDS encoding tetratricopeptide repeat protein: MRPIPTVNVRRAAMTRAPRAARQALAAIASLLVGACGARTPGASPAAPSVTATLPAGAEAVSLLGQVLRAPAMPTASVDAADAALAANTNDPELLLAAATARATAWRFREAIALYSRGVERWPNDARFLRFRGHRYITVRQFEDGARDLDRAATLDSTNFDIVYHQGLAHFLLGHFDRAAAIYLRCIAFADNAALRAREASGAFRPGYRSCMRMATNDDDRASMTDWAWRSLVRAGRRAEADRLLAPVREAMTINTNRSYYENLLMYKGVRPPEAVLQAASSDSVRFSTSGYAVAHYYLVRGDSARAWALFERVAHGPHWNGFGVIGAEVELARRRAVGR; the protein is encoded by the coding sequence ATGCGACCCATTCCGACGGTCAACGTGCGCCGCGCCGCAATGACGCGAGCACCCCGCGCCGCCCGACAAGCACTCGCGGCGATCGCGTCGCTCCTCGTCGGTGCGTGTGGCGCGCGCACACCGGGCGCCTCCCCCGCCGCACCGTCGGTGACGGCGACACTCCCCGCGGGCGCGGAAGCCGTCTCACTTCTCGGCCAGGTCCTGCGTGCCCCCGCGATGCCCACGGCGAGCGTCGACGCTGCCGACGCGGCGCTTGCCGCCAACACAAACGATCCAGAGCTCCTCCTCGCCGCCGCCACTGCGCGCGCCACCGCCTGGCGCTTTCGTGAAGCGATTGCCCTCTACAGTCGCGGCGTCGAGCGTTGGCCTAACGACGCGCGCTTCCTGCGATTCCGCGGGCATCGCTACATCACGGTGCGCCAGTTCGAGGATGGCGCGCGCGACCTGGACCGCGCCGCCACCCTCGACTCGACCAACTTCGACATCGTCTACCACCAGGGGCTCGCGCACTTCCTGCTGGGGCACTTCGATCGCGCCGCGGCGATCTACCTCAGGTGCATCGCTTTTGCCGACAACGCCGCGCTCAGGGCGCGCGAGGCATCCGGCGCTTTCCGCCCCGGCTATCGCAGTTGCATGCGCATGGCCACCAACGACGACGACCGCGCCTCCATGACCGACTGGGCGTGGCGTTCGCTGGTGCGCGCCGGCCGGCGCGCCGAAGCCGACCGTCTCCTGGCGCCGGTGCGCGAGGCGATGACGATCAACACCAACCGCTCGTACTACGAGAACCTCCTGATGTACAAGGGGGTGCGGCCCCCCGAGGCCGTGCTGCAGGCGGCAAGCAGCGACTCGGTGCGCTTCTCCACCAGCGGCTACGCCGTGGCGCACTACTATCTGGTGCGCGGCGACTCCGCCAGGGCGTGGGCACTGTTCGAGCGCGTAGCGCACGGCCCGCACTGGAACGGCTTCGGCGTCATTGGCGCCGAGGTGGAGCTGGCGCGGCGACGGGCGGTGGGGCGTTAG
- a CDS encoding gamma-glutamyltransferase: MRCHVAPSAPRVSIVLAGLALAACARYAPMDETRPPDLGKRAAGTHGAVTSAHPLASDAGLAMLRAGGNAVDAAVATAFAIGVVEPEMSGVGGGGALLFWQQGVRRAEYIDFYPSQPVARWRGVRADSGVPLRVVAVPGNVAGLLAAHARFGKLTREQVMGPAIRLAAEGFPLYPVLAEFIARDTVRLKRDTIARALYWSNGRVLGIGDTLRNAQLAEVLRRIAREGRDGFYRGATAQALVARMNAGGHSVTMDDVANYEPQWKRPLCTTYRGRVVLSAPPPMGGLQFLHTLELLETRGLTATGLPTRNGTSFDVMASAMRVGVVANAANDDPRWKAIPVRGIISEPFARQWGDVVGVGRATDSLRARDARGSDGVVPAACGAFSPFPGEAQGSAPAGAMPNGDAVGVERRDAVMRELAARDFAVRDTLSGGETTHISVVDGEGNAVAVTVTNSSGFGAGVMASGFWLNDSGWWPRDANAIPAELPAAWRTRITTIAPTVLVKDGKVDLVVGSPGGGRIPFALAQSVAYAIDFGLDPMEAIRMPRMYPAAGRRVEVEAGFDASVLAAARAMGYEPVNPAFGYARVYMIARRGGVWVAAADPRHDGEARAY; encoded by the coding sequence ATGCGCTGTCACGTCGCACCGTCCGCTCCTCGCGTCAGCATCGTGCTCGCGGGACTCGCCCTTGCCGCCTGCGCTCGTTATGCACCGATGGACGAGACGCGTCCCCCCGACCTTGGGAAGCGCGCGGCCGGGACGCACGGCGCCGTCACCTCTGCGCATCCGCTGGCCAGCGACGCGGGACTGGCGATGCTCCGCGCGGGGGGCAATGCGGTCGATGCGGCCGTGGCGACGGCCTTCGCGATCGGCGTCGTTGAGCCGGAGATGTCGGGCGTTGGTGGTGGCGGGGCGCTGCTCTTCTGGCAGCAGGGCGTTCGGCGCGCCGAGTACATCGACTTCTATCCCTCGCAGCCGGTCGCGCGCTGGCGCGGCGTGCGCGCCGACTCCGGCGTGCCGCTGCGCGTCGTGGCGGTCCCGGGAAACGTGGCGGGGCTGCTCGCCGCGCATGCGCGCTTCGGCAAGCTGACGCGCGAGCAGGTCATGGGGCCGGCCATTCGCCTGGCCGCCGAGGGCTTCCCGCTCTATCCCGTCCTCGCCGAGTTCATCGCGCGCGACACCGTGCGCCTCAAGCGCGACACCATTGCGCGCGCGCTGTACTGGTCCAACGGGCGAGTGCTCGGCATTGGCGACACCTTGCGCAATGCGCAGTTAGCCGAGGTGTTGCGACGCATTGCACGCGAGGGGCGCGATGGATTCTACCGCGGGGCGACGGCGCAGGCGCTGGTCGCGCGCATGAATGCGGGCGGTCACTCCGTAACGATGGACGACGTGGCCAACTACGAGCCGCAGTGGAAGCGCCCCCTCTGCACCACCTACCGCGGGCGCGTCGTGCTCTCGGCGCCGCCGCCCATGGGAGGGTTGCAGTTCCTCCACACGCTCGAGCTGTTGGAGACGCGCGGACTGACCGCCACCGGGCTCCCCACGCGCAACGGGACGTCGTTCGACGTGATGGCGTCGGCGATGCGCGTCGGCGTGGTGGCCAACGCTGCCAACGACGACCCGCGATGGAAGGCGATCCCGGTGCGCGGGATCATCTCCGAGCCGTTCGCGCGACAGTGGGGCGATGTCGTGGGAGTGGGACGCGCCACCGACTCGCTGCGCGCGCGCGATGCCCGCGGGAGCGACGGTGTGGTGCCGGCGGCGTGCGGCGCGTTCTCTCCGTTTCCCGGCGAGGCGCAGGGGAGCGCGCCGGCGGGTGCGATGCCTAACGGCGATGCGGTAGGTGTCGAACGGCGCGACGCGGTGATGCGCGAGCTGGCCGCGCGCGACTTCGCGGTGCGCGACACCCTGTCCGGTGGCGAGACGACGCACATCTCCGTCGTCGACGGGGAAGGGAACGCAGTCGCGGTGACCGTCACCAACTCGTCAGGCTTTGGCGCGGGGGTGATGGCGAGCGGCTTCTGGCTCAACGATTCGGGGTGGTGGCCGCGCGACGCCAACGCGATCCCCGCCGAGTTGCCGGCCGCCTGGCGCACGCGCATCACCACCATCGCGCCCACGGTGCTGGTGAAGGATGGCAAGGTCGACCTCGTGGTGGGGTCGCCGGGGGGCGGGCGCATCCCCTTCGCACTCGCGCAGAGCGTGGCCTATGCGATCGACTTCGGGCTCGACCCCATGGAGGCGATCCGCATGCCGCGGATGTACCCCGCGGCTGGGCGGCGCGTGGAGGTGGAGGCGGGCTTTGACGCCAGCGTGCTGGCCGCGGCGCGCGCCATGGGCTACGAGCCGGTGAACCCGGCATTTGGATATGCGCGCGTCTACATGATTGCCCGCCGCGGCGGGGTGTGGGTCGCCGCGGCAGACCCACGCCACGACGGCGAGGCGCGCGCGTACTGA
- a CDS encoding efflux RND transporter permease subunit, with amino-acid sequence MLEALLLAVVFIYLIIASIFGSFIQPLSIMLALPLSFLGVALGLLVTGGSLNVMSMIGIIMLVGLVTT; translated from the coding sequence GTGCTCGAGGCGTTGCTCCTGGCGGTGGTGTTCATCTACCTCATCATCGCGTCGATCTTCGGCTCCTTCATCCAGCCGCTGTCGATCATGCTGGCACTCCCGCTGTCGTTCCTCGGCGTCGCGCTGGGGCTCCTGGTCACCGGCGGCTCGCTCAACGTGATGTCGATGATCGGGATCATCATGCTCGTGGGGCTGGTGACGACCTGA
- a CDS encoding TonB-dependent receptor — translation MAALLLCRVHGVGAQASGELDGRVVRADNPSSPIAGATVVLLVSGQRVQSDSAGRFRLRGVARGVARIVVRADGFTPDTADIEMESDLIVTRDFPLLRATTVLAERRVVGTAFESRAPDLSGFSERRRRGIGHFLDESEIARWENHRTGDLLRTVAGVDVKVGGSKAWVSGGRALGSGRGAFSQIRKQDVLDRQDIAAGAPLACYMDVYVDGALVYNSSVLANRNSREVVPLYDVNSIPPSQIRSIEVYTGPSQVPPEYNRSGGGCGVLLIWTRAR, via the coding sequence TTGGCCGCCCTGCTTCTGTGCCGAGTACACGGCGTCGGAGCTCAGGCGTCCGGCGAGCTTGATGGCAGAGTTGTGAGAGCCGACAATCCGTCGAGTCCTATCGCCGGTGCGACTGTGGTGCTCCTGGTGAGCGGACAGCGCGTTCAGAGCGACAGCGCCGGACGCTTTCGGTTGCGTGGCGTTGCGCGTGGCGTCGCGCGCATCGTGGTGCGCGCCGATGGATTCACGCCCGACACCGCGGATATCGAGATGGAATCAGATCTCATCGTCACCCGGGACTTCCCCCTTCTCCGCGCGACCACCGTACTCGCAGAGAGAAGGGTCGTGGGCACTGCCTTCGAATCTCGGGCCCCGGATTTGAGTGGCTTCAGTGAACGACGTCGCCGCGGAATCGGCCACTTTCTAGATGAGTCAGAAATCGCACGCTGGGAAAATCACCGCACCGGCGACCTTCTGCGGACGGTAGCTGGCGTCGACGTAAAGGTCGGCGGCTCGAAAGCGTGGGTGAGCGGGGGGCGAGCGCTCGGGAGCGGGCGAGGGGCATTCTCGCAGATACGCAAGCAGGACGTTCTCGACAGGCAGGACATCGCAGCGGGTGCGCCCTTGGCGTGCTACATGGACGTGTACGTAGACGGCGCACTCGTCTACAACTCTTCGGTGCTTGCGAACCGCAACTCGCGCGAAGTCGTGCCGTTGTACGACGTCAATTCAATTCCCCCTTCGCAGATTCGCTCGATCGAAGTGTACACTGGGCCATCTCAGGTTCCGCCAGAGTACAACCGAAGCGGGGGGGGGTGTGGCGTTCTTCTCATCTGGACTCGCGCACGCTAG
- a CDS encoding efflux RND transporter permease subunit yields MFLSDVSIKRPVFATMMMVALMVFGIVALQRLAVDEYPDITYPVVIANTSYPGASPEVMERDVSRPIEEALNTVSGIREITSTSSEGNSSVRLMLQLGFDPLEAQQEVIAKIARIRRQLPPDVDDPVIMRFDPNDRPIMSVSMRSDERPLRELTDLAEQTIKPRFESVPGVGGVNVNGGATRQIRVQLNAEALVAYGISPAQVSAALARENSETPAGRVFRGETERMVRVTGKIRDPMAFMDVVVAVRNGTPIRVRDVANVVDGFADRRSASFISDGDQLVPSVSLEVLKVTGSNTVEVSDGVNKVVDDIRKTLPSDIQLTLVRDDSIKIRESLADVEISIILGAVLTIAIIYLFLNSWRSTVITGLTLPVSIISAFFVMWIFNFTLNTMTLLALSLAIGLLIDDAIVVRENIVRHLEMGKDHFRAAKEGTDEIGLAVLSTTLAVVAVFVPVAFMGGQIGMIFFQFGVTVAFAVLVSLFVSFTLDPMLSSVWPDPEVEHGGHAETRKKTRNPLRKVAFAFDDWFERMAERYKNGLGWALNHRGLMVGLAVGSIAAAFALFPLLGFTWLPDYDAGEFNVSYRLPPGSRLDYTVKKGSEIVQLLRQQKEVSFVSLSAGGGGGMSRGSNGGQIFVRLEPKETRTRDMFAIQNELRAKLAQVPGVRPQITGSSSIFGGFRQPIQIYVQGPEPTRLKLAAEQVLQTVRSVPGVAEPNSSDEGEIPQLDVRVDRQQAWAAGLAMQTIGGTLQPLFQGQRATRWEDPNGYSHDVMVVYPDSSRVSVEDVARIPVLSNNIDPRTGMPATIPLSQVAEIRPGVGPQQIERGYLERRVSISAGVLPGFSMGNVADDARKALDGIGLPTGYRTIFGGDVQNLTETKGYVLEALLLAVVFIYLIIASIFGSFIQPLSIMLALPLSFLGVALGLLVTGGSLNVMSMIGIIMLMGLVTKNGILLIDFVNKEREAGKDRRTAILNSARIRVRPIIMTTAAMIFGMLPLALALGEGAEQRAPMAHAVIGGLITSTLLTLFIVPVVYTLLDDLTMKILGKRDMKVPLPIGAEADAAGD; encoded by the coding sequence ATGTTCCTCTCCGACGTATCCATCAAGCGCCCCGTGTTCGCCACCATGATGATGGTGGCGCTCATGGTCTTCGGCATCGTGGCGCTCCAGCGCCTGGCGGTCGACGAGTATCCCGACATCACGTACCCTGTGGTGATCGCCAACACCTCGTATCCGGGGGCCAGCCCCGAGGTCATGGAGCGCGACGTGTCGCGCCCCATCGAGGAGGCGCTCAACACGGTCAGCGGCATTCGCGAGATCACCTCGACCTCGTCGGAAGGGAACTCCAGCGTGCGCCTGATGTTGCAGCTGGGGTTCGACCCGCTGGAGGCGCAGCAGGAGGTCATCGCCAAGATCGCCCGCATCCGCCGCCAGCTCCCGCCAGACGTGGATGACCCGGTCATCATGCGCTTCGACCCGAACGATCGCCCGATCATGTCGGTGTCGATGCGGTCGGACGAGCGACCGCTGCGCGAGCTGACGGACCTGGCGGAGCAGACAATCAAGCCGCGCTTCGAGAGCGTCCCCGGCGTCGGTGGCGTGAACGTGAATGGCGGCGCCACGCGCCAGATTCGCGTGCAGCTCAACGCCGAGGCGCTGGTGGCCTACGGCATCTCACCGGCGCAGGTGTCGGCGGCGCTGGCGCGCGAGAACTCCGAAACGCCGGCGGGGCGCGTCTTCCGCGGCGAAACCGAGCGCATGGTGCGCGTGACGGGCAAGATCCGCGACCCGATGGCCTTCATGGACGTCGTGGTGGCGGTGCGCAACGGGACGCCGATCCGCGTGCGCGACGTGGCGAATGTCGTCGACGGCTTTGCCGACCGCCGATCCGCCAGCTTCATCTCCGACGGCGACCAGCTCGTCCCCTCGGTCTCGCTCGAGGTCCTCAAGGTCACGGGCTCCAACACCGTCGAAGTCTCCGACGGCGTGAACAAGGTCGTCGACGACATCCGCAAGACGCTGCCGTCGGACATCCAGCTCACGCTCGTCCGCGACGACTCGATCAAGATTCGCGAGTCGCTGGCCGACGTCGAGATCTCGATCATTCTCGGCGCCGTCCTCACCATCGCGATCATCTACCTCTTCCTCAACTCCTGGCGCTCCACCGTCATCACCGGGCTCACCCTCCCGGTGTCGATCATCTCGGCGTTCTTCGTGATGTGGATCTTCAACTTCACGCTGAACACGATGACGCTGCTGGCGCTCTCGCTGGCGATCGGGCTCCTCATCGACGACGCGATCGTGGTGCGCGAGAACATCGTGCGCCACCTGGAGATGGGGAAAGATCACTTCCGCGCCGCCAAGGAAGGGACCGACGAGATCGGGCTGGCGGTGCTCTCCACCACGCTGGCGGTCGTCGCGGTCTTCGTCCCCGTGGCGTTCATGGGTGGGCAGATCGGGATGATTTTCTTCCAGTTTGGCGTGACGGTGGCGTTCGCGGTGCTCGTCTCGCTCTTCGTCTCGTTCACGCTCGACCCGATGCTGTCGAGCGTTTGGCCCGACCCCGAGGTCGAGCACGGCGGGCATGCGGAAACTCGCAAGAAGACGCGCAACCCGCTGCGCAAGGTCGCCTTTGCCTTCGACGACTGGTTCGAGCGGATGGCGGAGCGGTACAAGAACGGCCTGGGGTGGGCGCTCAACCATCGCGGCCTGATGGTGGGGCTCGCCGTTGGCTCGATCGCCGCGGCCTTTGCCCTCTTCCCGCTCCTCGGCTTCACCTGGCTCCCCGACTACGACGCCGGCGAGTTCAACGTGTCGTATCGCCTGCCCCCGGGCTCTCGCCTCGACTACACGGTGAAGAAGGGGAGCGAGATCGTGCAGCTCCTCCGCCAGCAGAAAGAGGTGAGCTTTGTTTCGCTCTCGGCGGGGGGCGGCGGCGGGATGTCGCGCGGCTCCAACGGCGGACAGATCTTCGTGCGGCTGGAGCCCAAGGAGACGCGGACGCGCGACATGTTCGCCATCCAGAACGAGCTGCGCGCCAAGCTGGCGCAGGTTCCCGGCGTGCGCCCGCAGATCACCGGCTCGTCGTCGATCTTCGGCGGCTTCCGCCAGCCGATCCAGATCTACGTGCAGGGGCCGGAGCCTACACGCCTGAAGCTGGCGGCCGAGCAAGTGCTGCAGACGGTGCGTTCCGTTCCCGGCGTGGCCGAGCCGAACTCGTCGGATGAAGGAGAGATCCCGCAGCTCGACGTGCGCGTGGATCGGCAGCAGGCGTGGGCGGCAGGGCTCGCGATGCAGACGATCGGCGGGACGTTGCAGCCGCTCTTCCAGGGGCAGCGCGCCACGCGGTGGGAGGACCCCAACGGCTACTCGCACGACGTGATGGTGGTGTATCCCGACTCGTCGCGCGTCTCGGTGGAAGACGTCGCGCGCATCCCGGTGCTGAGCAACAACATCGACCCGCGCACGGGGATGCCGGCCACGATCCCGCTGTCGCAGGTGGCCGAGATCCGCCCCGGCGTGGGGCCGCAGCAGATCGAGCGCGGCTACCTCGAGCGCCGCGTCTCCATCTCGGCGGGCGTCCTTCCCGGCTTCAGCATGGGGAATGTGGCCGACGATGCGCGCAAGGCGCTGGATGGAATCGGGCTCCCCACCGGCTATCGCACCATCTTTGGCGGCGACGTCCAGAACCTCACCGAGACCAAGGGCTACGTCCTCGAGGCGTTGCTCCTGGCGGTGGTGTTCATCTACCTCATCATCGCCTCGATCTTCGGCTCCTTCATCCAGCCGCTGTCGATCATGCTGGCGCTCCCGCTGTCGTTCCTCGGCGTGGCGCTGGGGCTGCTCGTCACCGGCGGCTCACTCAACGTGATGTCGATGATCGGGATCATCATGCTCATGGGACTGGTGACCAAGAACGGGATCCTGCTCATCGACTTCGTCAACAAGGAGCGCGAGGCCGGGAAGGACCGCCGCACGGCGATCCTCAACTCGGCGCGCATCCGCGTGCGCCCGATCATCATGACGACGGCGGCGATGATCTTCGGCATGCTCCCGCTGGCGCTGGCGCTCGGTGAAGGAGCCGAGCAGCGGGCACCGATGGCGCACGCGGTCATCGGGGGACTCATCACCTCGACGTTGCTCACGCTGTTCATCGTCCCGGTCGTGTACACGTTGCTCGACGACCTGACGATGAAGATCCTCGGAAAGCGGGACATGAAGGTGCCGCTACCGATCGGCGCGGAGGCGGATGCTGCTGGGGACTGA
- a CDS encoding efflux RND transporter periplasmic adaptor subunit, whose translation MRYSTFAGALGALALLTLTACGKDGQAGTPGGAAKNGGGTTSGTGQGGPGGGGPGGPGGRGPSAMVLGPSDVTDARTVTIEASILINGDLKPIEEIAVRSRVEGNVQQVYVREGDRVGAGQLLARFENAVQEGDRASAAADVESAKADVANAQWNADQSDELYKAGAIPERDLRTAQQALAASKARLAAAEARLKASLQNANDTRILSPTTGVVSTRTVEAGEHVTRGATIFTVVRNDVLELEASVPARQANELKVSQPVRFAAAGRQLQGKVARIAPTINPQNRSITVYIQVPNRDGAIKGNSFATGRIIGQSIPNALAIPTPAVRQSARDNKPFVYRIEGGKVEHVEVELGVVDETQNMTQVLSGLAAGDQIIVGNVGALGRGMQVRVMGPNEGRNGQGGAGAPAAAGSEGKAPAGRAAARGDSGKGR comes from the coding sequence GTGCGATACTCGACCTTCGCGGGCGCGTTAGGCGCGCTCGCCCTGTTGACCCTCACCGCGTGTGGCAAGGACGGCCAGGCCGGGACGCCCGGTGGCGCGGCCAAGAACGGTGGTGGCACTACCTCCGGCACGGGGCAGGGCGGTCCCGGCGGTGGTGGTCCCGGCGGTCCCGGCGGTCGCGGCCCGTCGGCCATGGTCCTCGGCCCGTCCGACGTGACCGATGCCAGGACGGTGACGATCGAGGCGAGCATCCTCATCAACGGCGACCTCAAGCCGATCGAGGAGATCGCGGTCCGCTCGCGCGTGGAGGGGAACGTGCAGCAGGTATACGTGCGCGAAGGGGATCGGGTGGGTGCGGGACAGCTGCTGGCGCGTTTCGAGAATGCGGTGCAGGAGGGCGATCGCGCGTCGGCAGCGGCCGACGTGGAATCGGCCAAGGCCGACGTGGCCAACGCGCAGTGGAACGCCGACCAGTCGGACGAGTTGTACAAGGCGGGGGCGATCCCCGAGCGTGACTTGCGCACGGCGCAGCAGGCGCTGGCGGCGAGCAAGGCGCGGCTGGCGGCGGCCGAGGCGAGGCTCAAGGCGTCGCTGCAGAACGCGAACGACACGCGCATCCTCTCGCCCACGACTGGTGTGGTGTCCACGCGCACCGTGGAGGCGGGGGAGCACGTGACGCGCGGCGCCACGATTTTCACGGTGGTGCGCAACGACGTGCTGGAGCTCGAGGCGTCGGTGCCGGCGCGGCAGGCCAACGAGTTGAAGGTGTCGCAGCCGGTGCGGTTCGCCGCCGCTGGCCGACAGCTGCAAGGAAAGGTGGCGCGCATCGCGCCCACCATCAATCCGCAGAACCGTTCCATCACCGTCTACATCCAGGTCCCCAATCGCGACGGGGCGATCAAGGGGAACTCGTTTGCGACGGGGCGCATCATCGGGCAGTCCATCCCCAACGCCCTCGCCATTCCCACGCCCGCCGTGCGGCAGTCGGCGCGCGACAACAAGCCCTTCGTGTACCGCATCGAGGGGGGAAAGGTGGAGCACGTCGAGGTCGAACTCGGGGTGGTGGACGAGACGCAGAACATGACGCAGGTCCTGAGCGGGCTCGCCGCCGGCGACCAGATCATCGTCGGCAACGTGGGTGCGCTGGGCCGCGGGATGCAGGTGCGCGTGATGGGGCCCAACGAAGGGCGCAATGGCCAGGGCGGCGCGGGTGCGCCGGCCGCTGCGGGAAGTGAAGGGAAGGCGCCCGCCGGGCGTGCCGCCGCGCGCGGCGATTCGGGCAAGGGACGTTAG